The genomic region TTTCGCGCGGAATCGCCGCCGTTCGACTTCGGCTGTCCGTCCGCGCGCACCGATGCCGATTGTGACGGTCTGACGAACGTGTTCGATGTGGTCGCCATGGTCGACGTCGCGTTCCGCAGTGGCGATCCGCAAACGACGTTTTGCGATCCTTGTGAACTATAGACGATGTTGGACCCTGCCGACGGACTGTCGGTGATGAGAGAGGCAGTAATGCCCCGACGTTTCTTGATCCGGATGTTGTTTCTGACGATTCTGTCACCCCTGTTGTGGATGCCGACTTCGTCTGCCGTGGCGATCGATTGCGACACGCTCCCGCCGCGTCCCGTTATCCAGTTTGACAGCATTGCCTCGTTCAATTACGGCGGCGGCAACGATTGCTGGGGGTGGGTCGCACCGGACGGCACCGAGTACGCGATCTATGGTGCGAGCAACGGTTTGGCATTCATCAACGTGACCACGTTAACTCAGGCCGATTTCGTGACCGGGACATCGTGCACGTGGCGGGACATCAAGACCTACCGTCACTATTGTTACGAGGTCAGTGAGTGCGGCACAGGGTTGAAGATCATCGACATGAGCTTCTTGCCCGACAGCGTGCGCGTCGTGACCACATTCAGCCCGGGTGTCAGTTGCCACAACCTCAACATCGACACGGCGAGAGGATTTGCCTATCTGGTGAGGCCGGGATACAACGGTTTTCGCGTAATCTCACTCGCCAATCCCGAATCCCCGGCGGAGTTTTCCGGGGTCGGCACGTTCGACATGCACGACATGTACGCGCGCAACGACACGGTCTGGGCGGCAGAGGGCAACGGTCACTCGTTTTCGATTTGGGACATGACCAACAAGTCGCAACCGACGCAGATCGGCTTCGCCCTCATTCCGGGGAACGGATATGTCCACAACATCTGGCCCACGGCCGATGGACGGTATGTCGCAACCACCGAGGAGACTGCCTTCAGGACCGTCAAGATCTGGAATACCGAGAATCTGGGAAACATCAGTCTGGTTGCCGAGTATCTGGCGCCGAGCAACCTCGCGCACAACGCCCACATCGACGGGAACTACCTGTTCATTTCGCATTACCAATCGGGCGTTGCCGTCGTCGATATCCGCTATCCCGAATGCCCCGCCGAAGTGGCCCGCTTCGATACCTACAAACCCGGAGAGTCGCCGGGGTTTCAGGGCTGCTGGGGTGTTTATCCGCACGCCGGTACCGGGCACATTTACGCCTCAACCATCGAGGGCAATCTGATGGTCTTCGAAACCGACATCCAAAACGTCAACTTCGCGGCGACGCCGACCATCGGCTCCGCGCCGTTGAGCGTCGATTTCACCAATCTGTCGGCAGGAACGATTCTGTCCCAGGTGTGGG from Candidatus Zixiibacteriota bacterium harbors:
- a CDS encoding choice-of-anchor B family protein, producing the protein MPRRFLIRMLFLTILSPLLWMPTSSAVAIDCDTLPPRPVIQFDSIASFNYGGGNDCWGWVAPDGTEYAIYGASNGLAFINVTTLTQADFVTGTSCTWRDIKTYRHYCYEVSECGTGLKIIDMSFLPDSVRVVTTFSPGVSCHNLNIDTARGFAYLVRPGYNGFRVISLANPESPAEFSGVGTFDMHDMYARNDTVWAAEGNGHSFSIWDMTNKSQPTQIGFALIPGNGYVHNIWPTADGRYVATTEETAFRTVKIWNTENLGNISLVAEYLAPSNLAHNAHIDGNYLFISHYQSGVAVVDIRYPECPAEVARFDTYKPGESPGFQGCWGVYPHAGTGHIYASTIEGNLMVFETDIQNVNFAATPTIGSAPLSVDFTNLSAGTILSQVWDFGDGDTSTASSPTHVYQAGVYSVQLEIETTTGSGQTIKPDFVTALAETTVIGDVSGQPTTQVAWDIDLTNHVPITELIIPVKVSQVPTWATLDSLSRVGTRTAYFEQQQNLFNNKFFGEMVVRLNANNGGGAPPLPAGSGTVLRVWMTLKSVAPAGETITLSNDDTLSGLTLTGETFTTTFAPVADAGILTILTPPCDCPCHADPVCDAISDVFDVVAAVDVAFRASPGVFDPACPNERTDVTCDGLTNVFDVIRFVDVAFRSVDPATAFCDPCLP